Below is a genomic region from Catenuloplanes atrovinosus.
GGGGTGTCCCACGCCGCCCCCAAGCACCACTTCGCCGACCGGGCCGGCCTGCTGACCGCGCTCGCGGTCGAGGGGTACGCCGCCCTGGTCGAACGATTCCGCACGGTGCTCGACCCGCTCAGCGACCCGGTAGAGATCATCGAGGCCCTCGGCCGCACCTACCTCGACTTCGGCCTGACCCGGCCCGACATGTTCGAGGTCATGTACGGCACCGAGCCGCTGCGCGCCGACGACCCCGAGTTGGCGGCGGCCCGGGCATACGTCATGAGTCTGCTCAGCGGCGCCGTCGCCGGTGTGCGCGCCGACCGTTCCGCCGACGGCGGCCGGCCGATCACCGACCCGTCGCTGATGACCTGGGCATTCATCCACGGCCTGACCCAGATCGCCCGCGACGGCTCGCTGCGGCGCGTCACCGGCAGCCCCGGCCCGGCCGAGACCGCCGCCCGCGCCCACCACCTCATCGCCACCTTCATCGCCTGGCTGCGCCTGGCGGAACACCGCGCCTGACCTGCGGCCCGGTCCGGCCGGCGCCGGTGCGTCCGGTGGGTCGGAAGCGATGAAGCACGGGCAGTGACCTCCACGCGTCGGAGCGAGGTCGTGTTGCCCAGATATTGACGGGCCGCTTCATCGAGGTAACAATCCCTCAGAGAGCGCTCTCTCGTCCGTACCCCCCGGTCCCGCCGTACGTCTGTCTCACGGACACGCGGCAACCCGTCGACAGGCAGGAATATGACTCCTCCGACAGTGACTTCGCCACCGCCGCACAAGCGCCGACGCCGTGGGCTGGTGGTGCTCAGCGCCGCCCTGTCCGCGGTCGTCGGCATCAGCGTCGCCTCGGTCACCCTGAACGCCAACGCCGCGGAGACCCCGCTGTCGCAGGGTAAGCCGGCCACCTCCTCGTCCGTCGAGGCCGGTTTCAACGCGTCCGCCGCGGTCGACGGTGACACCGGTACCCGCTGGTCCAGCGCGTTCGCCGACCCGCAGTGGCTTCAGGTCGACCTGGGCAGCACCCAGACGATCAGCCGCGTCGTGCTGAACTGGGAGGCCGCGTACGCCTCCGCGTTCACCATCCAGACCTCGCCGAACGGCACCACCTGGACCGACATCACCCCGGTCACCGCGGGCCAGGCCGGCGTACAGACCCTGACCGTGACCGGCAGCGGCCGGTACGTACGGATGAACGGCACCACGCGGGCCACCCCGTACGGCTACTCGCTCTGGGAGTTCCAGGTGTTCGGCGCCGGCGCGAACCCGACGACGCCGCCGCCCACCACGAGCCTGCCCACCTCCGACACCCCGGACTTCGGCCCGAACGTGCGGATCTTCGACCAGTCCACGTCCGCGGCGACCATCCAGTCCGCGGTGGACCAGGCGTTCAACGCGCAGCTGCGCAGCCCGACCGCGCAGTTCGGGCCCCAGCGGCACGTGTTCCTCTTCAAGCCCGGTACGTACGGGCGGGTCTGGGCCAACGTCGGGTTCTACACCACGGTCGCCGGTCTGGGCCTCAACCCCGACGACGTGACGATCAACGGCGCGGTCAACGTCGACTCCGGCTGGAACTACGGAGACGAGTCCAACGCGACCCAGAACTTCTGGCGCAGCGTGGAGAACCTGTCCATCGTGCCCGAGGGCGGCACCAACCGGTGGGCCGTCTCCCAGGCCGCCCCGATGCGCCGCGTGCACATCAAGGGCAACCTGACCCTCGCGCCGTCCAACCAGGACGTCGGGCAGGGCTACTCCAGCGGCGGCTACCTGGCCGACTCCGTCGTCGACGGCGTCGTCTCCTCCGGCTCCCAGCAGCAGTGGTACACCCGCGACAGCCGGATCTCCCGCTGGGACGGCGGCGTGTGGAACATGGTCTACTCCGGCGTCCAGGGCGCCCCGGCCAACGCGTTCCCGAACCCGCCGCACACCACGCTGGCGACCACGCCGGTCACCCGGGAGAAGCCGTACCTCTACGTCGACAACGCCGGGCTCTACCGCGTGTTCGTCCCCGCCCTGCGGCGCAACTCCGCCGGCGCGACCTGGCCGAACACGCCCGGCACCTCGATCCCGATGCGCGAGTTCTACGTCGCCAAGCCCGGTGACAGCGCCGCGCGGATCAACGCCGCCCTGGCGCAGGGCCTGAACCTGTTCTTCACGCCCGGCACGTACACCATCGACCAGACCCTCCGGGTCACCCGGCCGAACACCGTGGTGACCGGCATCGGCTACCCGACGCTGATCCCGAGCAACGGGGTCGAGGCGCTCAACGTCGCGGACGTCGACGGCGTGAAGGTCAGCGGCCTGACGTTCGACGCCGGCACCACGAACAGCCCGACGCTGATGAGCGTCGGACAGCCCGGCGTCCACACCGACCACGCGGCGAACCCGATCAGCGTGCAGGACGTCTTCTTCCGCATCGGCAGCAGCGTCCAGGGCAAGGCGACCACCACGCTCGCCGTGCACAGCGACGACACGATCATCGACCACATCTGGGCGTGGCGGGCCGACCACGGCGGCGCACCGACCGGCTGGACGGTCAACACCGGTGACACCGGCCTGATCGTCAACGGCGACGACGTGCTCGCCACCGGCCTGTTCGTCGAGCACTACCAGAAGTACGAGGTGATCTGGAACGGCAACCGGGGGAAGACGATCTTCTTCCAGAACGAGAAGCCGTACGACGTGCCGAACCAGGCCGCGTGGATCGGCCCGCGGGGCAACGGCTACGCCGCCTACAAGGTCGCCGACAACGTCACCGACCACCAGCTCTGGGGCGGCGGCTCGTACGCCTACTTCAACGTCAACCCCAGCGTCCGGGTGGACCGCGCCTTCGAGGTGCCCAACCGGCCCGGCGTCCAGCTGCGCAGCATCCTGACCGTCTCGCTCGGCGACGTCGGCACCATCGCCAACGTCGTCAACGACACCGGCGGCGCCGTCCCCAACCCGGCCGGCAACACCACGCCCCGCCAGGTCGTGGCCTACCCCTGATCCGCGTAGTACCGAGCTGAACCCGGCGGCCACCGGTGCGATCCCGCACCGGTGGTCGCTTCCGTCACACCGGTCGGTGGACCGGGTCGAGGCGGGGCTCGACGACCGCGCGGCCACGGCCGCGGACTTCCTGCTTCGGCGCCGGCCCACCGGGCTGGCTATGGTGCTCGCATGGTGATCAGACCGTCCGCCGCCGTGGCCGCCGCCTTTCTCGCCGACGGGCCGGCCGACGACGTCGACCTCGGCCTGTTCGGACAGTTCGCCGGGTCCTGGGTCCTGGACTGCACGGAGTACGAACTCGACGGCTCGACGAGCGTCCGCCGGGGCGAGTGGCACTTCGGGTACGCGCTGGGCGGGCGGGCGACCACCGATGTCTGGATTCTGCCCGGGGTCGAACACGGTGTCAGCGTGCGGTTCCCCGATCCCGCGGCCGGCCCGGGCGTGTGGCGCTCGACCTGGGTCGGACCGGGCCGGCGCCGGGCGCACACGTTCCTGGCCGCTCGCGCCGGGGACGAGATCGTGCTCGACGGCGGCGATCTGCGCTGGACCTTCTCCGACATCGAAACCGGCACGTTCCGCTGGCGGAACGAGGCGCGGCGGCCCGACGGCACCTGGCGGCTGCAGCAGACGTTCGAGGTCTGGCGGCAGGCCTGACCGGCGGGCGCCGCTACGGCTCCGGCGCCGCGCCGTGGGCTGAGAGCCGATCGCCGTGGGGCGCCGGGCCGCCGAGCCCCTGGGCCGGCGCCGGGCATCGCCGGCCGCCGCATTCGCGGGCCGGCGGCAACGTCGCCAGCGGCCTGACCGAAGCCCTCACCCCCCGCTGACCTCGCGCCCCGCCGCCGGCCGCGGCTATCGTGATCGGCCGCCCCGGCGGGTGGCGCCGACTCGGCTCCCCGCGGAGAAGGCGGCGGCACCGGACGGCTTCTGCGCGGCCGGCGGGGCCTCGCTCGCGCTGCCCGTCGCCCGGGAACGGGCCTTGCGGCGCGGGCCGGCCGCCGCGGCGGCGGACGATCGGGAGCGGGTCCGGCCGGCCGCCCTGGCGGGCTCGGCGGCGGCCTCGGCCGGCGGGGCGACCAGCGTCCGGGGGCCGGGGACGAGCTGATGGAGGAACGGGTCGCCGGGCCGCAGGCGCGTGGTCGTGGCGGTGATGCCGGCCTTACGGGCGAGGTGGCGGACGTCGTCGACCTGGTCGTCGGTCATGAGCGTGACGACCATGCCGGTCGCGCCCGCCCGGGCGGTCCGGCCGGAACGGTGCAGATATGCCTTGTACTCGGCCGGCGGGTCGGCGTGGATGACCAGCGCGACGTCGTCGACGTGGATGCCACGCGCCGCGATGTCGGTCGCCACCAGCGTGCTGGCGGTGCCGGCGGCGAACGCGGTGAGGTTGCGGCTGCGCGCGTTCTGCCCCAGGTTGCCGTGCAGCTCTATGGCGGACACGCCCGCCTGGACGAGCTGGCGGGTGAGCGTCTTCGCCCGCCGCTTGGTCCGGGCGAAGACCAGCGTACGGCCCGGGGCCGCGGCCAGGTCGACCAGCACGGTCAGCATGTCCCGCTGGCCGATGTGCAGCATGTGGTGCGGCACGGCGACCGGCGCCGCCACGACGTCGACGCTGTGCGTGACCGGGTCGGTGAGGTATCGCCGGACCAGGACGTCGACGCCGGCGTCCAGCGTGGCCGAGAAGAGCAGCCGCTGAGCACGACGCGGGGTCTGGTCGAGCAACCGCCGGACGGCCGGCAGG
It encodes:
- a CDS encoding TetR/AcrR family transcriptional regulator; the protein is MKAAWQELAEHGTAGLSLRAVARRAGVSHAAPKHHFADRAGLLTALAVEGYAALVERFRTVLDPLSDPVEIIEALGRTYLDFGLTRPDMFEVMYGTEPLRADDPELAAARAYVMSLLSGAVAGVRADRSADGGRPITDPSLMTWAFIHGLTQIARDGSLRRVTGSPGPAETAARAHHLIATFIAWLRLAEHRA
- a CDS encoding DEAD/DEAH box helicase, whose product is MAARRPRSTASPTTFSGLGVPAPIVAALAANGVTTPFPIQAATLPDALAGRDVLGRGRTGSGKTYAFSVPLLARLIARPAPRRQGRPRALILAPTRELAAQIEASIAPLAAAVSLRTLTVFGGVSASRQIAGLRAGVDVLVACPGRLLDLVDGGHVNLDAVEITVLDEADHMADLGFLPAVRRLLDQTPRRAQRLLFSATLDAGVDVLVRRYLTDPVTHSVDVVAAPVAVPHHMLHIGQRDMLTVLVDLAAAPGRTLVFARTKRRAKTLTRQLVQAGVSAIELHGNLGQNARSRNLTAFAAGTASTLVATDIAARGIHVDDVALVIHADPPAEYKAYLHRSGRTARAGATGMVVTLMTDDQVDDVRHLARKAGITATTTRLRPGDPFLHQLVPGPRTLVAPPAEAAAEPARAAGRTRSRSSAAAAAGPRRKARSRATGSASEAPPAAQKPSGAAAFSAGSRVGATRRGGRSR
- a CDS encoding discoidin domain-containing protein codes for the protein MTPPTVTSPPPHKRRRRGLVVLSAALSAVVGISVASVTLNANAAETPLSQGKPATSSSVEAGFNASAAVDGDTGTRWSSAFADPQWLQVDLGSTQTISRVVLNWEAAYASAFTIQTSPNGTTWTDITPVTAGQAGVQTLTVTGSGRYVRMNGTTRATPYGYSLWEFQVFGAGANPTTPPPTTSLPTSDTPDFGPNVRIFDQSTSAATIQSAVDQAFNAQLRSPTAQFGPQRHVFLFKPGTYGRVWANVGFYTTVAGLGLNPDDVTINGAVNVDSGWNYGDESNATQNFWRSVENLSIVPEGGTNRWAVSQAAPMRRVHIKGNLTLAPSNQDVGQGYSSGGYLADSVVDGVVSSGSQQQWYTRDSRISRWDGGVWNMVYSGVQGAPANAFPNPPHTTLATTPVTREKPYLYVDNAGLYRVFVPALRRNSAGATWPNTPGTSIPMREFYVAKPGDSAARINAALAQGLNLFFTPGTYTIDQTLRVTRPNTVVTGIGYPTLIPSNGVEALNVADVDGVKVSGLTFDAGTTNSPTLMSVGQPGVHTDHAANPISVQDVFFRIGSSVQGKATTTLAVHSDDTIIDHIWAWRADHGGAPTGWTVNTGDTGLIVNGDDVLATGLFVEHYQKYEVIWNGNRGKTIFFQNEKPYDVPNQAAWIGPRGNGYAAYKVADNVTDHQLWGGGSYAYFNVNPSVRVDRAFEVPNRPGVQLRSILTVSLGDVGTIANVVNDTGGAVPNPAGNTTPRQVVAYP